The Agrobacterium tumefaciens genome contains the following window.
AAGCCCTTTAGTTCAAAATATGCATTTGAAAGGATTCAACAATGGTCGACACGACGAAGAAGAGTGTCGCGAAGTCGCTTACGGCTGACATGCGCCGTTCTGCTAAGCGGCTTTCTAAGCAAATGCGTAAAGCCTCGCTTACTGAAGAGGAGGCAACAAGGAATCTAGCCCGGCTCGAAACGCCGGACCAGAAGCGAAAATATGTCGCCGATATGCAGATAATCGACAAGCTGGAAGACGGCTTTCGAGGCGAAATAAGCTATAAAATGCTTGGAAATAAACAGCTTCGGGTCGACAGCCCAAAAGAATTAACGCGCGAGCATGGTATAATAAGAAAAACAAGAAAGGTTCTGAAGCGTAACGCAGAGACTGGCAATGTTTACTTGGGTCTCCACGAAAAGAAGACCTGGAGGAGCGTTAGCAGCCATCTTTATGCCGAGGACGGTACACTTCGCGCGAAGCATGTGAAATACAAAGACGGACGCTTTGAAGAAAAATGGGAACGAGACGAAAATGGCCTGCTGTTCCGCACGCAGTTTGTCAACCGAAATCGGCTATTTCAACCTATTTCCGAGAAGGTCAGCACACCCTACCGGAGCGGACCGGAAAACCGGCTCTTTCGTGAACTAACCCGTCGAAAAGGTTCCAAGCAGGAAACTTTTGAGCGGGACGAAAAAGGCAACCTCGAGCTCATCGGCAGCAAACGTCTCGGCTTTTCCAAGAATTCGACGAAAGCCGTGGATCGTCAGACCTCTCAGACGACAATTCGAAAACTTGGTGGCGCATTCAGCAAATCTTATAGATCCCTGCTAGACACAGAGGGCAACGAACTTGGCCGAGATATATCGAGTCATCGACGGCTCTTCAACAAGCGATCGGCTGTCTACGATGAGGCTAGCGGGCAATTGACGAGCACCAAGCATACGTTCGGTAAGATCTACAAGAGTGAAACAGCGTATTTGAACGCTGATATCAAAAAAGTCTCAAAAAAGATACTCGGCGTGACGGTTCGTCGGAAACTGACGACGCTAAGTGAACAAGAACACGACGCTCAGAAGCTGCGAAATTCGGAATCCATTGAGCATAGGAAGGCTTGGCAAGAGCGCGCAGTTATCCCTAGATCGCCTCCACGGGAGACGGCAAATGTGGATTCGGCGCCGCAGTCGCATCTGGTCAACTCTCTTAGAGACGGCCGTCGTGATGAGGCTGAGCCTAGGGTTGTGCCTGCAAAAGACCGACGATTTGATGGCGTTATACAAAATTCACCCTTGTTTCGGCAACCGAACTCCGAGCGACGGGTCGGTTCCCAAACACTACCTCCATCGTCAAATGTGCGTGCCTCAGATCCAGTTTTTCCAAGGGAAGGCGCTAAGTCGGAAAAAGGGCCAGTGGCGGTCAATCTCCAGCGTGATAATGAAAGGGAAAAGCAAGAGGAAAAAAACCTCAGTGAGAGGCGGGGAAATCTCTTCCGGTCAAGCCGGTCAATAACAGAGATGTCGTTTCCCGGATCGCCGGAAAGAATAACGATGTTAGGTTCGCGGCGGGCCTCGATAAACCCATCCGCCGATCCGCAATCGCCGGTCGGCAGAACGGATTCCCAAGCGCCGCCGATGTCCTTATTTCCGATCAATAATCATCAGTCGGATCCAAACGAGCAAGAGCTCTTGAGTTTCCTGCATAGCGTGCCAGTCCCGCCGCCTTTGGAAGTACATGGCGCACCAGGCGGGCGTGTTGAGGACAGCCTCCGTGGAGCTTCCGGAGACAGCCTGGTGCGAACGAGTTCAGTGTCGGAGAGTGTGTTCGATGAACATTCGCAAGGGCCTTTGGAACGCGATCACTCGACCAATGCGACAAGTGAGCGCTTTGATCCGCAGGCTTTGTTTGGCGAACCGGGCTTGTCGCGCGTCTCAGAAACACGACCAGAACTCTCGATGCAAGGCGACCATTTGACAAATTCGGAACAGCAAGCGTTACTGGATGAACTGCTTAGTGTGCCATTACCGGGTCCTTTGCCGAAGGCGGATCATGAGCGACCGAGGGTTTTGGAAAGCTCACGGAGCCGAGAGCGCTCCATGTCAGGAGGGCTTTCACTTTAGAATGAAATTACCGATTCAAGTGTCCACCCAGTGGCTTGATTGAAACAGGCCAAGATGTGCGGAACACACCACTTCGAGGTGGTGCTCGAGGAATAGTTCAGAGTTGTGACATCCCGCTGCGCAGCCTCTACGCATATTAGATGACTCTGCGAGAACGTTTGTGTAGCTTGCAATGTAGCTATGTTGAACCGCCAGCCCATAGGAGCAATGCCGTGAGTGTCTCATCAAAGCCCACCTGCCGTGTCGTGCGGCCCCGCGATACCTATGCCGGAAAACAGGGCTTCAGCGTAACCGATGTCCTACCCCCCCGTTGTTCTCGCCGCCCTAATCTGTGATCGGCTTTCCATGGACGAGCAACGGGAGTTTCTCCATGGAGAGTACATTGGAGTTTCTCACAACCAGGAAGTCTGGACGTGAGATTCACCGGCATTGGCCGGACGAGGTCAAGGCGCAGATCGTTTCGGAAAGCTTGAGACCTGGCGCGCGATGGTGAATGAGGGCGCCGAGCGCTATGGATTGCGGGCGAACCGCCTTTCGACTTGGCGAACGATGGCGCGGCAGGGCAAGCTTGTTCTACCTGCACCCGATGACCCAGTGGAGTTCGCAGCGGTAGTCATCGATCCACCCGTTGCGGAGCCGCTGATCAATAAAACTAGCCGCCCTGAGATCATCGTCGGCGCTGTCACCATCCGCCTGGAAGAAGGTGCGTCTGCCGCCCGCATTGCCGCTATTGCGCGTGCCTGCGCGGTTCCGGCATGATCTTTCCGTCGAACCGCGTACGGATCATGGTCGCGAGCAAGCCGGTCGACTTCCGTAATTATGCGGCGATGATAATTATGCAGAGTCGATGACGCAATTCTATAGATTATGTATTCATTATAGCTGCTTAGTTAAAATGCGCAGGCGCGGTCGCTCCACATAATATGCTCCCTCACGATGGGTTCACCCTGTGAGGAGAGTAACATGGATGCCAATAGTCGTAATCACCGGTTCCTCGATCCCGGCCCTTTGTCGTCATGGATCGATCGGTTCGCAGATGAGCTTGCCGCTCAGAGGTATACGCCGCTGACCATTGAAGGCTACACGGCCTCGGCTCGTCATTTCGCAGCTTGGCTTGATAAATCGGGGATCTCGATGGACGTCATCGATGGTGATGTCGTTCGTCGCTTTGCCGAACATCGCTGTCGATGTGCCGGTGGGCGACAGTGGCTGCGGGTCTCGCCAAAATACTCTCGCCGTGCCGGGAGGTTCGTTGTTTTCCTGCAAGGGGCAGGTGTCGTATGTCCACCCCCGAAGATCGCGTCGCCATATCCCCTGCTTGACGGCTATCAGAGCTGGTTGCGCGTCCACCGAGGACTGTCGGAACGAACGATCACCCGTCACCTTCGCGACCTCCATAAGCTCTTGCCGGTGCTCGGCGCGGCGACCCTCGACTATGATGCCGCCCTGATCCGTAACGTTGTCCGGGAGTGGCGCGAGCGAACCGGGCCAGCTAATCTGAGGACCATAACAAGCGCCTTGCGCAGCTATCTCCGCTACCTCGCGGGTGCCAGCTTGTGCCGTCCCAACCTCGATCACGCCATTCCCCCGGTCTTGCAGTGGCGCCTTTCATCGTTGCCGCGGTATCTTGCAGCCACCGAGGTTGAAAGCGTCATTGCATCCTGCGATCAACTCAGCAGAGGCCAACTGCGGGACCGGGCAATCCTGCTTCTATTAGCTCGTCTTGGACTGCGGGCCGGGGATGTGGCCGGACTCAGGCTCGACGACATCGAATGGACGTCAGGTATGCTGCGCCTAAGTGGCAAAGCGCGCCGGCAAGTTCGGCTGCCATTACCGCAGGACGTCGGTGATGCACTTCTCGCATACATCGAGCAGGAACGGCCGCGCGTGCCTCAAGAGGCGGTCTTTCTTACAATGATTGCTCCCTTCCGGTCATTTTCACAGTCCAGTCATGTCTCCACGATCGTAGCGCTGGCGCTAAAACGTGCGGGCATTTCAGATCCCCCGTCGTCGGGAGCGTGCTTGCTGCGCCACTCGGCGGCAACCTCGATGCTCCGCGCGGGGGCCACACTCGAAGCTGTTGGCACGGTGCTGCGTCACCGTTCGATCGATATGACCGCACATTACGCTAAGGTCGATGTCGCGATGCTGGAGCAGGTTGCCCAGCCTTGGCCGGGAGAGCTCCCATGCTGAGTCAGCTCCTCGCCGACCATGCGGCGCTGCATCAAGCCCTGGGATTCAAGTTTAGGACCCCAGGCATTCTCCTGCGCAACTTCGTCACCTTTGCCGAGCATCGCGGTGAGCATTTTATAACGACAGCAACCGTGCATGAGTGGGCGCTACAGGCGCCTTCACGCGAACAACGTCGCAACCGCCTATTGGCGGTCCGTCGCTTCGCGCTCTCGCTGCATGCCGAAGATTCGCGCCACGAAGTTCCCTCCGCTGATCTTTTCGGCCGCGCAACTCGCAATCGCCGCACGCCCTACATTTATAGTCCCGGGGAGATCCGACAGCTGATAGACGACGCTCAGCGACTTGGCCCTGACGGTTCAATCAGGCCGCTCACCTACGCCACGATGTTCGGGCTGATTGCCGCGACGGGCATGCGTGTTTCGGAGGCGATCGCCATTCGATTGCCGGATGTGACCGACGATGGGTTGATCATCGCCCAGACCAAGTTCAAGAAGAGCCGGTTGCTGCCGCTCCACCCGACCACCCGACGCGCTTTGGACGGATACCTCGCCACTCGCCTGAAGGCAGCAAGTCAGAGCGATGCGCTTTTCATATCGCATCAGGGAACGCCGCTCGCTTATCCGACAGTGATAACGGTCTTCTTGCAGATTATGCGATCGATCGGGTTGCGAGGGGCTGCAGGATCGCGAGGGCCGCGGATTCACGATCTTCGCCACACGTTCGCCGTCCGCTCTCTCGAACACTGTGCGCACGATTCCCAGGCGGTCGCGCAGCATATCACCGCACTCAGTACCTATCTGGGGCACGCCCATGT
Protein-coding sequences here:
- a CDS encoding virA/G regulated protein, with amino-acid sequence MVDTTKKSVAKSLTADMRRSAKRLSKQMRKASLTEEEATRNLARLETPDQKRKYVADMQIIDKLEDGFRGEISYKMLGNKQLRVDSPKELTREHGIIRKTRKVLKRNAETGNVYLGLHEKKTWRSVSSHLYAEDGTLRAKHVKYKDGRFEEKWERDENGLLFRTQFVNRNRLFQPISEKVSTPYRSGPENRLFRELTRRKGSKQETFERDEKGNLELIGSKRLGFSKNSTKAVDRQTSQTTIRKLGGAFSKSYRSLLDTEGNELGRDISSHRRLFNKRSAVYDEASGQLTSTKHTFGKIYKSETAYLNADIKKVSKKILGVTVRRKLTTLSEQEHDAQKLRNSESIEHRKAWQERAVIPRSPPRETANVDSAPQSHLVNSLRDGRRDEAEPRVVPAKDRRFDGVIQNSPLFRQPNSERRVGSQTLPPSSNVRASDPVFPREGAKSEKGPVAVNLQRDNEREKQEEKNLSERRGNLFRSSRSITEMSFPGSPERITMLGSRRASINPSADPQSPVGRTDSQAPPMSLFPINNHQSDPNEQELLSFLHSVPVPPPLEVHGAPGGRVEDSLRGASGDSLVRTSSVSESVFDEHSQGPLERDHSTNATSERFDPQALFGEPGLSRVSETRPELSMQGDHLTNSEQQALLDELLSVPLPGPLPKADHERPRVLESSRSRERSMSGGLSL
- a CDS encoding tyrosine-type recombinase/integrase: MDANSRNHRFLDPGPLSSWIDRFADELAAQRYTPLTIEGYTASARHFAAWLDKSGISMDVIDGDVVRRFAEHRCRCAGGRQWLRVSPKYSRRAGRFVVFLQGAGVVCPPPKIASPYPLLDGYQSWLRVHRGLSERTITRHLRDLHKLLPVLGAATLDYDAALIRNVVREWRERTGPANLRTITSALRSYLRYLAGASLCRPNLDHAIPPVLQWRLSSLPRYLAATEVESVIASCDQLSRGQLRDRAILLLLARLGLRAGDVAGLRLDDIEWTSGMLRLSGKARRQVRLPLPQDVGDALLAYIEQERPRVPQEAVFLTMIAPFRSFSQSSHVSTIVALALKRAGISDPPSSGACLLRHSAATSMLRAGATLEAVGTVLRHRSIDMTAHYAKVDVAMLEQVAQPWPGELPC
- a CDS encoding tyrosine-type recombinase/integrase, encoding MLSQLLADHAALHQALGFKFRTPGILLRNFVTFAEHRGEHFITTATVHEWALQAPSREQRRNRLLAVRRFALSLHAEDSRHEVPSADLFGRATRNRRTPYIYSPGEIRQLIDDAQRLGPDGSIRPLTYATMFGLIAATGMRVSEAIAIRLPDVTDDGLIIAQTKFKKSRLLPLHPTTRRALDGYLATRLKAASQSDALFISHQGTPLAYPTVITVFLQIMRSIGLRGAAGSRGPRIHDLRHTFAVRSLEHCAHDSQAVAQHITALSTYLGHAHVTDTYWYLQSTPELMTHMSAAGETLHRGVTA